A stretch of DNA from Lycium ferocissimum isolate CSIRO_LF1 chromosome 4, AGI_CSIRO_Lferr_CH_V1, whole genome shotgun sequence:
aaagacACTCGGCGCCTCGTAGCCATAGGGAAATAATGTGAAGGTTGAGAGAGTACTAATTCAGGGACGGAGGCGGATTCAAAATTTATGCCTGATGAATTCTATCTTTAAGGTTCTTAAATTGAATTCATTTTACTTTTGAAATTGTGGGATCTAATATCTAGTAAAATTTTGGTGATTATCTACATTTCCACTTTCCAGTAAAAAAATATTGAGTTCACTCGGAACCCATTGAGCAAAGATTGCATCCACCTCTGATTACGAGTATTCGTATTGTTTCACTTGAAGTTTAAGTAAATTGCTAATAACCATGAACCTAATCTAGATAAACTATTATTCAAGCTATGAAAAAGATTAGCAagtaattattaaattattgtATTCTTGTTGGTGATAGAGAGAAACCATTTGATTAATTAGTCGAGAGCTCGAATATCACTgttactaaacaaaaaaaatcaataaggggaaaaaaagaagaaattggaggctcatataaaaaaaaatatacacatTTGATATTTACTCCAAATCaaacatttataaaatcaatCTCAAAATCAGATATTTTAATTAGGAGTTATAAATTGataatacatattaattaattataatacGTAGCTTATTCTAGTATCCAGAACACATGATGTCGATCAAAAGTTATATCTAAAATATGTGtcttttattcatttatttggtATAATTGAGACAAAGAATTTTTCTATTCCATAGCCCTAAAGCAAGAAAGGATACGAACCCTTAAACGAGGGTCCAAGGCCAACCACCTGTCCCATTCATACTCCATTGTTTCGAGAATCCCATTGTCCACAACTTCTCCATCGTTTACAAAGCAATCCCCACCCCTATCCTGTcactctttctcttttttctttatgaACTTCCTTCTCCATCCCCAAATTAAAAAAGCTCACGaggataaaaaaaatgaaaaagaaactcAAATTGGAGATTATTCAATAATAGAagagaatgaataaaattagaGTTTATGAAACAGTCTCTTTATCTCACAAAGATAGAAGCAAGATTTGCGTACATCCTACTCACTTCGGAACTCATTTGTAGAATTACTGTTCaataaaattagaatttattagggaataaaattttcaaatttgaaatgaGAATAAACATCAGGATTTCATAAAGAATGGTACCTCAAGTGACTACTACAAGTTCaccttttcttttccaaattctcttGTTTCTCCTTCATCATTAGattagggctgggcataaataccgaaaatcgaaaaaccgaaccgaactgaACCGAACTTTAAGAAATcaaaaccgaaagaaccgaactagtttggttcggtgtttgatGTTTACCTtcaaaaaccgaaaccgaaatttGAACTGAACTTTGATGAAACGAAAGGAAgaatcaaatttatacattatccaaaaaaattaaaatagtcagGACCCGTTAAGTTTAAGccccaaaaaaacccaattgtaataagctctcttttgcttttgtatccctaattttccacttcagttgagaaaatcaaatatccttaacaaagaaaggtgactaggatgtgtctttaggattaatgtatgtcatttatgtgttttcttaattattcttactgtatgtatataacacctagtaatcctatattatggttatggtttTTACGTTCTTGTGTATCACatttgtttgatttgattttaatttgttagttttatcttttgttcttttgagaatatgaattagtgtaaatggaatgcttacaataatatcatataaaaaaaaattgaaaaatcggCAAACTTCAAAAAGCGAAATcgaaaaaaaccgaaccgaactagtttgatttggtttttgtgtccttcaaaaaatcaaaatcgaaaTAGCCAAGCAGAAGTTTGATAACCGAGAAGCAGCcattactatattttagtatCGTGAGCGATGATCCTTAAATATTACTACCATGATTTTGTAAACATTAGATACGTTTTCTTCCACATAAGCATGATCAATGATCAGAGGTAGTTATTAATGGTACTTCTTTTCCTGTTGAGCTACAGGTGTTACAATGAGAAATATTTTAGAGTTTTGGGCTGGTTTTAAAATCCGGTTCAAATTTAGGGGGCAATTAGGCCATTCTGCTAACGAAGAAAACGTTTTCCATGATTTCTCCAGGAgttctcatttctttttttgggtattatccgaagaaaaagaagaggaagataaAGGGCAAAAAAGATTGCAGGACAGTAGGAAAGTATCTTCATGATATTCCATATTCTTTTGAGTTTTGGAATTATGCTTTTTTGCCAAATCGGTGTATTTTTTGCACATCCAAAGTGACAAACGATAATTTGGTCGCCTATTCTACAAAACAGACCATTTTTTTTGCTTGATGAGACTTGGTTTACTTTTCAAgattatttgataaaataatttagtatgaaattttttaatatttaatacaatGTATATTAGGTTAATTGAGTACTATAAGCTTAATAATCTTTTTAAGCAAAAGTCTATAGCTTTTCTTTTCTATCATTGTGGTGTTCAAAGGTACAAACTTACTCGCGTTGAGTGATTACACCAATTAGCTATACAAACTTAATTGTCATGTTAAGAGATTTAATgagttaaaattaaatattaattaaccATGCTTGTGCTTGCTtaattgagaaaagtcgaagtATATGCATACAATATTGTGTCATGATTTCACTGATGCATGTTACCTTTTTATAAACTTAAGTATTATTGAGATTAAAAACGATAGTATCTGTCACGTAAAATGAGATCGCATAAGTActgatcaatttttttttttagtgtctCCTTATAATTGGTACACATCGAAGCATCTTATAATATCTAACAGGACAGTTCTTATCTTAGCTAGTGGAAAAGAAACGGCATTAAAGTAGTGGTGCTGAATTACGTAATTTTTTCTAATTCAGGGCACACCTGTTGGATGTTGCACCCACAAGCATGGACCCATTAGTGCAATTCACAAATAATGCATATAGCAATTTTCATTTGAACTTTGAGTTGACACTGATGGAGACACTGAAACGTAACCAGCCTAACTATCTCCTTACTAATTGAACTTATTAAGTGTTAACGCCCTACTAGTACTACTGGTAATAGATTACTACTATTATGTCAAACCATATCTAGCTGAACTCTTTATTGCTAATAAATACATATCCAGGCTGTGGAGCTTCTACATAATCCAGTATAATAATATCTTAACCATAAAGATTATGGATAAGTTTTCTAGGGAGCCCTACTAATACTACTGGTAATAGATTACTACTGGATATGTCAAACATATCTAGCTGAACTCTTTATTGCTAATAAATACATATCCAGGCTGTGGAGCTTCTACATAATCCAGTATAATAATATCTTAACCATAAAGATTATAAGTTTTCTATGGGAGCAGCTCGGATAAACTTTTGGATAAAACATGTCGCTATGCTTTGACTCCATCTATAATGTTGGGCTAAATCATCTCAAAGATGTTTTTAACATTGTGTGATGATATTGTCATTGAAACTGTACGTCTCGCGCGGTTTTTAAAAGGGCAGCAATTAAGAAAGATCCTACACCTTATATGTAGGCACTCGATCTTTTATTACAAATGTAGGATTAAGAGATCCTACACTTTATGTAGCTTCTAAATATTTTCACCAATAAACATGACACTTTATTTGTACACCCAACAAATAAGATGGGTGTGTGCAGCCACTTATTGAGGCATTATGACTTGGGTATCAGTTAGAGCAGGGAGTGAACCCACTCCctggaaaatgaattaatgtgcGTGAAACCCCGTAATCCACTCTCTACTTCTTAATCTGAAACAAAATTGAACATTTACAATATCTTCAGTATACGGAATGGAGTTTACACTGGCTGAAGTGCTTCTGATATTATagattttcttcttcctttgttGTTTTGTGTTTGGATTAATAACTCGTTCATTACTATCTATATTGTGACGTCTGAACTACATACAGAACAAACTCGATTATCCACAACAATGGAGTAAAAAGGTGCATTATTTGTCATCTGAAACTACCAGCAAACTGGACAATATCAAAATtacccaccttttttttttttggtttactaCGTCCACTCCGTAAAccatatgtttggagatgcatTCACTTCTGCTGTTATTCATTCAAAACCTGAAGATGAAGAAACATTTCAATTGCCATTTGCTCAACAGTACTGAAGATCTAAACCAGTATTACTACCAGCGATAAAAAATAGAAACAATTTTTTGTCTATTAATTTCctctcaaaatttcaaaaaaccGTTACAATCACAATGCAGTGATGGACTTGAAGATGTGTAAATCGTCTCCAAGTGAACAAAAAAAGATCAACATATAtgtaaaatttcaagaaaaaataaacagCAATTAATTTCTCAGTGTTAGATCAATCCTGGAATCCAGTTTTCTCCCATATAGCATTCCTAACTCTACTCAGATCTCTCCCTTTAAGAGTTCGCCCAACTCCTTCATGCACGGAAAACGATGCAACACGTGTCCTCTCTAACTGCTTCGCCAAAAACTCGTGAGGCGGAATAATCCGGTTTTCCACATCATCACCCTTCtcctcatcatcactatcatctcTCCTTCCATACTCTTTATATTCATCCTTCAGTATCTTCGACCAATCAGGCACGTTCATCGGCAAAGATGCAGCCGCAACGGAACTGCTTTGATAGCTCTTCGTATCACACTGCTGCTTCCTCGAACTCGAATATCTCTTACGTAACTCTGGTGAACGAGAATTATCTGCTGATGAGTCCCACACGTCTGATTCCTCGAACTCGAACATCGAGTCAGTAGTCACCTTAGCGTCTGGATAGGTTGATAGGAACCGGTGGTTAGCGGTAGCGAAATAACTCCTTGAAGCCGCCATTGATGAAGACCTTTgaaaaaattcaaacaaaaataaaatcgtTAATGTGTATACATACAGACACGTgtatgtatagaaatgaatatGAAGTTGTTGCTCTCTGTCACGCTATCAGTATGTGTTGATGTTATGCAGAAGTTTTGAGGTGCTTTTATAAAGGTTTTAATAATGGATAAGATTCTTCTTTTTAAATCTCCTCTATACTTCCCATCTTTTGTTTAAATCTAGATTTACGGTTATAACCCCTtgagaaaaatcatgaaaatgccACGTTATAACTTGGATTTATCCACTCTATGGGCCCACTTAAATCCACAGTTCctcattttcaacatttttttgtgcggaatgcccttcgtctttaatttttgtccctcaaatttgaaatctttaatttttatccttcatcTAAAATTCATGGATTCTAGATTCTAATCCCTGATcagtcaaatattaaaaaaaattcgcaagccAGAAGTTTGttgcaaagttaggcctattcaggCAGAAGTTTGCCTTAAAATTCTGcctgaataggcctaacttttaCCTAAAATTAGGCTTATTTGGGCAAAAGTTAAGCCTTAAGGCTGAGGTTTGTAAAATTTCAacgaagtaaaaaaaaaattaccttaaggcagagttttaccTTATGCcgagtttgaaactctgcctgagGTAGAATTTTGCATGCACAATCCTGTCTGAGGTAGAGTCTTGCGAATTCAAACTCtatcttataatttttttaaatttttttttaactaagctAGAATTCGAatctaaaattaatttttttctttttttagcgAAGCACAAAAATGAAAGGCCATCAAgagaagcaaaaattaaagaccagtgcctttgaagggcaatcgtgcgaatgacaccttctttttttttttttcaaaagaagaagaagaaaaatctacAGTTGCTGATGTGGACTCTTTCCTCAATTTTGTTTCTTACTCAAAATAtctactaaaaaaataatatgttCGTTATAGCCCACACAATGGATGTGATTGGTATGCAGGAAAATGTTCAATGGTCATAATCTAAAAATTAAACCCGTCAAATTAATATCTTAAATCTATCTTCGCCAACTATGCACAAAAAgcaaagaataagaaaaagaagaagagtggTAGACTGATCTCTGATGACATTATCCaaaatttgactttttttttccaacaaagaTCCGGGGAGGTATTTTGTAAGGGTGGCAAAATTTGTCCTAACCCATTTGACCCGCCCAACTCATCTAAGCTTTAATGAGTTTGGACTaacataatttatttatttttgcgcagattgcccttcctttggggcggtctttaatttttgcccttcgcctaatatcctgatgttctgggttcgaatctcagcttagtaaaaaaaaattgcaagggaGAGATTTGAATtcacaaggcagaattttgccttcaaaCTCTGTCTTAAGGCAAAATTCTTCCTTAAGAcagagttttgaaggcaaaattaAAGCATATTATTAACTTTTTTCACATTCAGTAGTAGCATATTACCAGCTAGTgcgctaattatttatttttgcgTTGTGTTTTAATTGCAGATTGGACAAGTTGCTGGAATAGCTGTAGGAATGACCATAACCTTGAACGTTTTTGTAGCAGGGTATGCTAATTAGTTGTTTCACGTAGTAGATTTTTAAACCATTCTTTGTCCAAAtcttaatcgaattaaaatgcAGGCCAATTTCAGGAGCATCGTTGAATCCAACAAGAAGCATTGGTCCAGTAGTGAAGCATTTGCATGCAAACTATGCCTGATGGGGCAAAGTTTCTTGCAAACTATGCCTTATCAGGTAGagtttgcctgcaaaactctaATTTAAGGCATAGTTTGCAGGCAGGGAAGAGTTTGTAGGCAACCTCTGcctagcgatttttttttaatttttgcctaaGCAGAGGTTCGAACCCTTTAACCCCGAGGTGTAGGCGAATaaaaaagttaaatactttcattttgataggcaaaaattaaagaccaccctaaaaTAAGGGCATTACTGCTAATTGCATGAGTAATTTTGAAGATGGACTGATTTGGGCTAACCCGAGTTGACCCATCACAAATCATCAACTCAAACTAGCCCATTAAATGAGCCTAAATAGACCCATTAATTGTCATTCATTCATAAGTATAAAAGCTACAAAATATGattaacttcttttttaattattctataaatttattgttgtaattatttttattttttaaatgtttatttttaattttttagaaaaaatatttttatttttattttttattttgtatttccttattttaaattttttacttttaagtttttaattttttttctaagggtTTATGCTACCCGTTTTTGTTTAACCTATTTTCTACCCACCTATATCCGACACACGTTTGCCACTCCTAGTTATGTACAAGAcaatcataaaaatatatacataaggcAAAGGGGTAAAAGAGAGGAATCTGACAAGATCACTATTCAATacgtttaattttcttttaatttactttttggaataatttagaatataatttatgtacttGAAATATTTACAGAgaatatctttattattttgagcAAAAGCATACGTTTGAGTCTTTTATATccaaaaagtatttaaaattaatttttaaaacacGTTTTATATAGAAAAGCATGAGCGAGAGAATATTTGCAATCAAAGAATATCgatatttttaatttctcaaaatATTGAAAAGGTAGGGTAAGTTGAGCGGGTTGTGTTATAACTCTTCATTTAGCCCATCTTGACTCAAGTCATCTTAGCCCAAATAAGCTTTGAGTAGAATTGAGCTTTCATTCATCTATAGGTTCTGCCCATCTTGACCTGTCTCACTTTAGTCCAAATAACCCATTTGTCACCCCTAAATTATTTTGGGAACATCGATTTGTTTTAACCTGGTTAGTTGAGGCCCTTAAGATTGTCAGCTACTTTGGCTTGTGACACGTTGCCCCTTGGAGCCCAACAACTGTAAGGGTTATGGGCCCCAGCAGAGGTAGCCCCACAAggatgacaacaacaacacatgcCATGTAATTTCACAAGTTGATTTAGAAAGGGGAGTGGTCAATGGATACACAAATTTTACTCCTATCTTATGAGATAGCGGAACTGTTTTTAATAGATTctcagttaaaaaaatattttaaaggattttgaaaaagaGACAACAACTACAACGTAATTATATGCTAATTGAAGTGTAAAAAACAATAGATAGTAACATAAATCAAAAAACAAGAAgctataaatataatattacgACTACTAACATGAAAGGTTAAGCGTGACAACACCCAATTATATACTAGTCTCCTCCGTATTATGAGATTGGATATAGTGTGGAGCTTGTGCCAGCTGTTTTTTTGGCTTGCTTCGTTCCACAACTAAAGAAGATCTTGAAATACCAAAATTTGGATAATGACTCTTATTCCGTCTCTATTCATGAAAATCTCACATCATTACTTCTTTTTTCTCACAcgcattttcttttaaaatataatattttcaacttctgcatttcataaattattttcttccatttaccaaacattatcAATAAACTTATTACATTTGTGGTTAAGTAGTTCACTCTAGATTGACATCCAATATCGAAATCATTATTATAATACGATGATAGCACATGATTAGCAAGAGAGTTCATGCTCTTCTCTTAGCAATGATCTGTCTAGAGCTACTggagtggttttttttttattggatttcGTGATTTTTAGTTGAAAGTTGAACTGAATGGTAGGATCAATTAAGAGGATGACATTTATCTGATTCAATAATTAATCATGAATTAGTAGCTATAGAAAAGGGATTGAAGAGTGAGGTAATTCTTGAcagaatatattatatattactactatattttGGTAATTTCATACCCTTTCAGGAATCCTATCCATTCGAATGATTACGCCTTTTTTGCCACCACGAgttcaaattataattttcttattaAAAGAATTCCCTTATACCaactttgtgtgtgtgtgtctattctttttatattttcccTCTGGAGCAGATcctatcttttatttcttttccacATTTAGTGATGTTAGTTAATGAGAAAGAAATCCATTGCTAAACGAAAAAGGATTAAAAAACAAATAGAATTCTAGAGATAGGACAAGTGTTCCATTATTTGATGTCTAATGCCTAATTTGGATGCCTCATCCAAGAACCATAATAACAGTGTTAGCCAATAATGGTGCCTTTGAATTATATAACTCAGCCACAACTAGATAAGTATAATTCACTTTAACAGGCAGCACCAATATTTAATCACTTCTTCATTCACCATTTAGAAAACTAGACTTTTGTATCTAAATCGagacggtccatataaattccTCAGTATTGAAACTATCCTATTTTTTCGGTGAGTTctttcacaaataaaaataaaaataacatggTAGCTATTTTACCTAACAAAACCAAATGGATAGCAGTGCTTTTTGATTCAAAAGCTGTTCCATTCAATatcatttaattaaatttgttgggTTTCTTTTTGACTCCTTAAATTGGTCTTCTTCCACAAGACTGAAAGGTATAATCCATATGATGAGGTTTTCTTTTAATCATTGCGCATTAAATTAGTAATTTGATGTAATGATTTTAACAATGTCAAGTTGGGGGATTATCAACAAGAGGAGAATATACATGTAACTATGTAGTTTTGGTAAAATTTATATTCTACTTTCATCTAAGTTGTGCAAAACATTGACCTAAATTTTCATATAGGCTATAAATAAAAGTCATTATAAATACTGGttcataagggtcataactgtGCATTTTCTTACATTTGAATTCACTAAAAAATCTTTAAAACCACGCTTAAAACCCAAAACTCTTAAGTCAAAGGATATATCAAAAATATCTTTTCAATTGCATCAAAGAATGTGGCCTAGCGGtcaataatataagaaaaaatcaCGGGAGATTAGGATAATATCTCTagtagagaaaaaaaaacctatAGGTATAATTTTGTTTCATATGTCAAAGAATTGGTGGATAGAGTTGTCTTGACGGAGTTATTTCAATATGTATccaataaaatatatttgaggCACACGCAAATTAGTAAGCACACTACTGTTACAAAAATATCTTCCTCCTTCTTATCTTAAGAAGAAAAAGTTAGCACTCACGATATAGAGAAAATTCTGATATCTAAAGCCTTATTTTTTTCCCTAAGGTAGACCATCTCTTTCCCCCAAAAGAAATGATAGAACTACTTATGGACTTGTCACTCAATTATTAATGGGGAGGACCGCTAGCAGCGTGACGCTTGTGGAATTATCCACATTGTGACTATGACTTTGGCAGAACGAGACCAGTGgccaagaaagaagaaaaacaaagaggaaAGCCGTGTTTCACCTGCTTTTAAAAGTTGGTTTAAGTTGTAACTTGCACAACTTGGAAATTTTATGGTACAATGGGCACGTATTTGATGTGCATAATAAGTGACCACTACTTGAGATGTAAAGACTCACATGTTCATCGAAATTGTAGGGCTGCACATGGTTCATTCGTTGATCTCTTGTTAAATCTAAAAGTGAAAGGAAAATGACGACGACCCTGAAATCTCTTTCAGTATTGGGGAACGCCAACATCTTGCCTATGGTGAGGACTAGGTGATTAGCCAGGGATTGTCCCGGGTCGAAATCATGATAAAACATGGTGCTTGCTTGATAGAATTGTTAGAAATAAAGTTATTCCCTTGC
This window harbors:
- the LOC132054683 gene encoding protein S40-4-like codes for the protein MAASRSYFATANHRFLSTYPDAKVTTDSMFEFEESDVWDSSADNSRSPELRKRYSSSRKQQCDTKSYQSSSVAAASLPMNVPDWSKILKDEYKEYGRRDDSDDEEKGDDVENRIIPPHEFLAKQLERTRVASFSVHEGVGRTLKGRDLSRVRNAIWEKTGFQD